A stretch of Myroides oncorhynchi DNA encodes these proteins:
- a CDS encoding TonB-dependent receptor — MRTLLCLLLTLCLGAVQAQQIQLSGTVVNDKNKPIENVNVYLEDSFEGALTDAKGYFSFTVTDTVVSGVLKLMHLQYGNLDVEINTKENYNGHFVLSGQDEVMGEILITTNSKNMRGRAESIGLNAMDVVSTAGSPGNIMGVLSTMPGAQTNGEDGRLLIRGGRAEESGIFVNGVRVFQPYTSSVGNVPVRSKFNPFLFKGMSFSAGGYSAEFGDALSGVLQLDTSDEIDPSRRDYSISTVGGSFAQTHQWGKNSLSYSLNYLNLGAYTAVVKQRYNTKKPFSTASGEMMYKREIKDGGYKLYTAVDFSTIKYEQEVQPSNRVDTLGFKSSNVYMNSVYFKKLTPYMRLDVGTGLGYIDYTGDSNDLSIKKISWDVNQKVKLSYQWNGQFQSFVGIDVQASKLDLTRSKGSRSEDLGTDANRWALFFENNWKITSDLSLRAGVRVSKYSAISDWTVEPRAMLTYQLTPKHQMSFSYGVFNQAMNLEQSLAMKQEDWMQANHYILNYTYEFRKRLLRAELFYKDYSKLLLTPLGKPSEYAQLGEGYAKGFDLFWKDNITFKNFSYWVTYTYIDSQRKEMYWNEWIQPSYVVKHNFFVVTKYWIEQWKSQVSMTYNYSSPRHFHDINTTNKATYESSPIHNVSMSWAYLFSGQKIVYLSVDNLLGRNPVYAYQFNQHGGQPDITNASAKRFVYVGFMWTISADKKKNQLENL, encoded by the coding sequence ATGAGAACACTACTATGTCTGTTATTAACCTTATGTTTAGGTGCTGTGCAGGCACAACAGATTCAACTATCGGGTACAGTGGTAAACGATAAGAATAAGCCAATCGAGAATGTGAATGTGTACCTTGAAGATAGCTTTGAAGGAGCATTGACCGATGCGAAAGGGTATTTCAGTTTTACAGTTACAGATACAGTAGTGAGTGGAGTACTGAAGTTAATGCACCTACAATATGGTAATCTCGATGTAGAGATCAATACAAAGGAGAATTATAATGGACATTTTGTATTAAGTGGGCAAGATGAGGTGATGGGAGAGATACTTATTACTACGAATAGCAAGAATATGAGAGGACGCGCAGAGAGTATAGGATTAAATGCAATGGATGTAGTGAGTACTGCAGGTAGCCCTGGTAATATTATGGGAGTATTAAGTACCATGCCAGGAGCGCAGACCAATGGAGAAGACGGGAGACTACTGATACGTGGAGGTAGAGCAGAGGAGAGTGGTATATTCGTCAATGGAGTAAGGGTGTTTCAACCTTATACCTCTTCTGTAGGTAATGTGCCCGTGCGTTCTAAGTTTAATCCGTTTCTGTTTAAGGGGATGTCCTTCTCAGCAGGAGGGTATAGCGCAGAGTTTGGAGATGCGCTATCAGGAGTATTGCAGTTAGATACATCAGATGAGATAGATCCGTCACGTAGAGATTATTCTATCTCTACTGTAGGAGGAAGCTTCGCACAGACACATCAGTGGGGCAAGAACTCGCTGTCATATAGTCTAAACTATCTAAACTTAGGAGCCTATACAGCAGTGGTAAAACAGCGATATAATACTAAAAAACCTTTCTCTACAGCTTCAGGAGAGATGATGTATAAGCGCGAGATTAAGGACGGTGGATATAAGTTATATACTGCTGTAGATTTCTCTACTATCAAGTACGAGCAAGAGGTACAACCAAGTAATAGAGTAGATACATTAGGCTTTAAGTCGAGTAATGTGTATATGAATAGCGTGTACTTTAAGAAGCTAACTCCTTATATGAGATTAGATGTAGGTACGGGATTAGGATATATAGATTATACAGGAGATAGCAATGATTTGAGTATAAAGAAGATTAGTTGGGATGTGAATCAGAAGGTGAAGTTGTCTTATCAGTGGAATGGGCAGTTTCAGTCTTTTGTCGGGATAGATGTACAGGCTTCTAAGTTAGATTTGACAAGAAGTAAAGGAAGTAGATCAGAAGACTTAGGTACAGATGCGAATAGATGGGCACTGTTTTTTGAGAACAATTGGAAGATAACATCAGACTTGTCATTGAGAGCGGGAGTGAGAGTAAGTAAATATTCGGCTATATCGGATTGGACAGTAGAGCCACGTGCAATGTTGACCTATCAGTTGACTCCTAAGCATCAGATGTCTTTCTCATATGGGGTGTTTAATCAAGCGATGAACTTAGAGCAGTCATTAGCAATGAAACAAGAAGACTGGATGCAGGCCAATCATTATATACTGAACTATACCTATGAATTTAGAAAGCGTCTATTGAGAGCGGAGTTATTTTATAAAGATTATAGTAAGTTGCTCTTAACGCCATTAGGTAAGCCAAGTGAGTATGCTCAGTTAGGAGAGGGATATGCAAAGGGATTTGACCTATTTTGGAAAGATAATATCACGTTTAAGAATTTTAGCTATTGGGTAACCTATACTTATATAGACTCTCAACGCAAAGAAATGTATTGGAACGAATGGATACAGCCGTCTTATGTAGTGAAGCACAACTTCTTTGTGGTGACGAAGTACTGGATAGAGCAATGGAAATCTCAGGTGAGTATGACGTATAATTATAGCAGTCCACGTCACTTCCACGATATAAATACAACTAATAAAGCTACTTATGAGAGTAGTCCCATACACAATGTGAGTATGAGTTGGGCTTATCTATTCAGTGGACAAAAGATAGTGTATTTATCTGTAGATAATTTGTTAGGTAGAAATCCTGTATATGCTTATCAGTTTAATCAACATGGAGGACAACCAGATATTACAAATGCTTCTGCAAAGCGATTTGTATATGTAGGGTTTATGTGGACGATAAGTGCAGATAAGAAGAAGAACCAATTAGAGAATTTGTAA
- a CDS encoding RloB family protein, producing the protein MGKKTRAIKVTDKKGDKPWLRRTGDIAIKVSHLEMRKTILIVCEGQSEELYFKSFPVVSCTVKAVSYGQTKEQLVDLTIELMKADKYDQVWSVFDMDINQGEKEISAYDNAITKAKGHNIKVAYSNDSFELWHCLHFEYFDQKNRREYYYLKFRTPISQGLKG; encoded by the coding sequence ATGGGGAAGAAAACTAGAGCTATAAAGGTAACAGATAAGAAAGGGGATAAACCTTGGTTAAGACGTACAGGTGATATTGCTATTAAAGTAAGTCACTTAGAGATGCGCAAGACTATTTTGATTGTTTGTGAAGGACAGTCAGAGGAGTTGTACTTTAAGTCTTTTCCTGTAGTAAGCTGTACTGTAAAGGCTGTGTCTTATGGTCAGACTAAAGAGCAATTAGTTGATTTGACCATAGAGTTGATGAAAGCAGATAAATATGATCAGGTGTGGAGTGTGTTTGATATGGATATTAATCAGGGAGAAAAAGAGATTTCTGCTTATGATAATGCCATAACTAAGGCAAAGGGACATAATATTAAAGTGGCTTATTCTAATGATTCTTTTGAACTGTGGCATTGTTTACACTTTGAATACTTCGATCAAAAAAACAGACGAGAGTATTATTATCTCAAGTTTCGCACCCCTATTTCACAGGGTTTAAAAGGATAA
- a CDS encoding transposase produces MLQHEDITKVEELKGKFKKVWMSSEYLQAHLNILGFNKNKNQFNWCKKAGYSFEQLIGSLLVFSIIGIQSINELVSSKNSGISLCGKDSYYRLLANQNINWRSFLFQFVKQYLQKEELFTSTENATKCLIFDDTDLHKTGETIEGISKIYNHVSKTYYLGFKLLVAGYWNGSIFIPIDFSLHRENKKSKQKYGLTIKQRKEQKKTTRCPKTVASKRYTELNKKKTDVLIQMFSRIIKRKIAIDYVLMDTWFTSISLLKKIRSLGKTIHIIGMYKYNSKIEVESKVKTISQLKKQQLKPKRCRKLNYYYYHYISEIDGLKVAVFISKRGQNGKWHTLIATDTTLTFIKAIEIYSIRWSIEVFFKEAKQLFKLGKCQSTNFDVHIAQITITMTQYLLASIRYRMEAYETLGGLFKDLKQDYIEHKLNIRILAVVSLILEFIEKFIDNIDIVEFTAKVISSIEDFELLLNTVNFKHQPLT; encoded by the coding sequence ATGCTACAACACGAAGATATTACTAAAGTTGAAGAATTAAAAGGAAAGTTTAAAAAGGTTTGGATGAGTTCTGAATATCTACAGGCGCATCTAAATATTTTAGGATTCAATAAAAATAAAAACCAATTTAACTGGTGCAAGAAAGCGGGTTATTCTTTTGAACAATTAATCGGTTCACTCTTAGTCTTTTCTATTATTGGTATTCAAAGCATTAATGAACTTGTCAGTAGCAAAAACTCAGGTATAAGTTTATGTGGTAAAGATTCTTACTATCGACTTTTAGCAAATCAAAACATCAATTGGAGATCATTTCTATTTCAGTTTGTAAAACAATATTTACAAAAGGAGGAGCTTTTTACTTCAACAGAAAATGCTACGAAGTGTTTAATTTTTGATGATACAGACCTTCATAAAACAGGAGAAACTATCGAAGGTATCTCAAAAATATACAATCATGTTTCAAAGACATACTATCTAGGATTCAAATTACTAGTAGCAGGATATTGGAATGGGAGTATTTTTATTCCAATTGATTTTAGTTTACATCGTGAGAATAAAAAATCAAAACAAAAATATGGTTTAACAATAAAGCAACGTAAAGAGCAAAAAAAGACCACTAGATGCCCTAAAACGGTTGCTTCAAAAAGATATACAGAACTAAACAAAAAGAAGACGGATGTACTAATACAAATGTTTTCAAGGATTATAAAGCGTAAAATAGCAATAGATTATGTTTTAATGGATACTTGGTTTACTAGTATTAGTTTACTTAAAAAAATACGTAGTCTTGGCAAGACAATTCATATTATTGGAATGTATAAATACAATAGTAAAATTGAAGTTGAATCCAAAGTTAAGACCATTTCACAACTTAAGAAACAGCAACTTAAGCCTAAAAGATGTCGTAAACTTAATTACTATTATTATCACTACATATCTGAAATCGATGGACTTAAAGTTGCTGTTTTTATTTCAAAACGTGGTCAGAATGGTAAATGGCATACTTTAATAGCTACAGACACCACATTAACTTTTATCAAAGCAATTGAAATTTACAGTATTAGGTGGTCAATTGAAGTTTTTTTTAAAGAAGCGAAGCAACTCTTTAAACTTGGAAAATGTCAGTCAACGAACTTCGATGTTCACATTGCACAAATAACAATTACAATGACTCAGTATTTACTTGCTAGTATTCGATACCGTATGGAAGCTTATGAAACCTTAGGCGGGTTGTTTAAAGATTTGAAACAAGACTATATTGAACACAAATTAAATATAAGGATATTAGCTGTTGTAAGTCTAATTTTGGAATTTATTGAAAAATTCATTGACAACATTGATATTGTAGAGTTTACAGCTAAAGTAATATCAAGTATAGAAGATTTTGAACTCTTACTAAATACTGTTAACTTTAAACATCAACCACTTACATAA
- a CDS encoding RloB domain-containing protein, protein MRNLSYYEYLSKKLDLNYSKVGKERKQCEAMYSILADKGSIDLAIKNAKRLYETQMELSYSQQNPVTLVYQLVELLRENSRK, encoded by the coding sequence GTGCGAAACTTGAGTTATTATGAATACTTGAGTAAGAAGCTTGACTTAAATTATAGTAAAGTTGGTAAGGAACGAAAGCAATGTGAGGCGATGTATAGTATACTTGCCGATAAGGGAAGTATAGACTTAGCCATTAAGAATGCAAAGAGGTTATATGAGACACAGATGGAATTATCTTACTCACAACAAAACCCAGTAACATTAGTTTATCAATTAGTTGAGTTGCTTAGAGAAAATAGTAGAAAGTAA